Proteins encoded together in one Triticum dicoccoides isolate Atlit2015 ecotype Zavitan chromosome 7B, WEW_v2.0, whole genome shotgun sequence window:
- the LOC119338088 gene encoding phytosulfokines 1-like encodes MHPRSAATVRLCLVCLALLLLTRDVHSRNFVGAVVQQEKHKQSHGGHGAATLEPPVEEGSNAGAKRGQLQRDPTKWEEIHTDYIYTQDVKHP; translated from the exons ATGCATCCAAGAAGCGCGGCCACGGTGCGGCTCTGCCTTGTATGCCTCGCTCTCCTGCTGCTGACCCGAGATGTCCACTCCAGAAATTTCGTAGGGGCCGTGGTGCAGCAGGAGAAGCACAAGCAGAGCCATGGCGGCCACGGCGCAGCCACCCTG GAACCGCCCGTTGAGGAAGGGAGCAACGCAGGTGCCAAGAGGGGACAGCTGCAGCGTGATCCCACGAAATGGGAGGAGATCCACACGGATTACATCTACACCCAAGACGTCAAACACCCGTGA